A region of Dioscorea cayenensis subsp. rotundata cultivar TDr96_F1 chromosome 5, TDr96_F1_v2_PseudoChromosome.rev07_lg8_w22 25.fasta, whole genome shotgun sequence DNA encodes the following proteins:
- the LOC120260703 gene encoding LOW QUALITY PROTEIN: peroxidase 59-like (The sequence of the model RefSeq protein was modified relative to this genomic sequence to represent the inferred CDS: deleted 1 base in 1 codon), which yields MKKACVFVALLLVLFLSVFGVQSQLSTDFYSSSCPNVLKVVRREVFKALQTEMRMGASLLRLHFHDCFVNGCDGSILLDGSDSEKLAAPNLNSARGFDVVDTIKTAVENECNGTVSCADILAIAARDSVVLSGGNSWKVLLGRRDGLIANQSGANSGLPSPFDSINTIITKFNNVGLNVTDVVSLSGGHTIGRARCVLFSNRLFNFSGTGAPDSTMDTDMVADLQKLCPQNGDGNVTTALDRNSTDVFDNHYFKNLLNNKGLLSSDQGLFSSADGVAATKSLVESYSSDSSLFMTDFVNSMIKMGNISPLTGSNEEIRKNCRVVN from the exons atgaagaaggctTGTGTGTTTGTAGCTTTATTGCTTGTCTTGTTTCTAAGTGTTTTTGGTGTTCAATCACAATTGAGCACTGACTTCTACTCTTCAAGTTGTCCAAACGTTCTCAAAGTTGTGAGACGTGAAGTCTTCAAAGCTCTCCAGACTGAGATGAGAATGGGTGCCTCTTTGCTTCGCCTTCACTTCCATGACTGTTTTGTCAAC GGTTGTGATGGATCAATTTTGCTAGATGGAAGTGACAGTGAAAAGCTCGCCGCACCTAATTTGAACTCTGCAAGAGGCTTCGATGTTGTCGACACGATAAAAACCGCCGTCGAGAATGAATGCAATGGAACAGTGTCTTGTGCTGACATACTTGCCATAGCTGCAAGAGATTCTGTtgttttg AGTGGTGGCAATAGTTGGAAAGTATTATTAGGGCGAAGAGATGGTTTGATAGCAAATCAGTCGGGTGCTAACTCCGGCCTcccttctccctttgattctaTCAACACAATCATCACAAAATTCAATAACGTCGGTCTTAATGTAACTGATGTTGTCTCCCTTTCAG GCGGTCACACAATTGGTAGAGCCCGGTGCGTGTTGTTCAGCAACCGTCTATTCAACTTCTCTGGCACTGGAGCTCCTGATTCAACCATGGACACTGACATGGTGGCCGACTTACAAAAGCTATGTCCGCAAAATGGTGATGGCAATGTCACGACGGCATTAGATCGGAACTCGACTGATGTTTTCGACAACCATTACTTCAAGAACTTGTTGAACAACAAAGGTTTGCTTTCATCTGATCAAGGTTTGTTTTCAAGTGCTGATGGTGTTGCTGCCACAAAGAGTTTAGTGGAGAGTTACAGTAGTGATAGTAGTCTTTTCATGACTGAC TTTGTTAACTCAATGATCAAAATGGGGAATATAAGCCCTCTGACTGGTTCAAATGAAGAGATACGCAAGAATTGCAGggttgttaattaa
- the LOC120262266 gene encoding probable cyclic nucleotide-gated ion channel 20, chloroplastic isoform X2, which translates to MANDIEMVRRVHRSSSVSIPMNALYQEENALVSHTGPLLRVTSRITPSGDTSCIEQENGMIHQITMDDNGNRRNEHLLRSGPLGLCNDPNCVVCPAVYKTKRATNCQVDNKNNNVNGETEQWAWKSFSFLCPYLPIMNPHTGVVQKWNRCFVIFCLLAVFVDPLFFFLFRTQQDNMCIVLNWSFAIVIAIVRSVTDFVYLLHMLLQFRLAYVNPESRVVGAGDFVAEPKKIALHYLRGYFLLDLYNVFPLPQVIILFVIPRYLGSSAANYAKNLIRAVVLLQYIPRIYRFFPLLAGESTSGFIFESSWVNFIINLLLFVLAGHVVGSCWYLFGLQRVNQCLHEACSGSNVKYCNMFIDCGRGNNINLFNSKGESWQDWRNNGNASACFTTTGSFQYGVYQQAVLLTAERSIIRRYLYSLFWGFLQISTMAGNLAPSYFEGEVLFVMAIVGLGLLLFALLIGNMQNFLQGLERRKLEMQLRRRDVEQWMRHRRLPEELRRQVRQAERFSWAATRGVDERELMENLPDDLQREIRRHFFKFLKNVRIFSQMDEPLLDAIYEKLIPKIFIGGSHIVYKGGPLEKMLFIVRGKLESIGEDGIPAPLSEGDVCGEELLSWCLEHFSISKHGGEGKIKLPITQLLSSRTVRCLTNVEAFALRAADLEDVTALFARVLRNPKVKGEMRSKSPYWRTIAAIRIQVAWRYRQKQRQLKRASSSGSGHGSVHPSL; encoded by the exons ATGGCTAATGATATTGAGATGGTGAGAAGAGTTCATCGAAGTTCTTCGGTATCTATACCGATGAATGCTTTGTATCAAGAGGAAAATGCTTTAGTGTCTCATACTGGACCTTTACTCAGAGTAACATCACGCATAACACCTTCTGGTGATACTTCTTGTATAGAGCAGGAAAACGGAATGATTCATCAAATAACAATGGATGATAATGGTAACCGAAGAAATGAACACCTCTTGAGGTCTGGTCCTTTGGGTTTATGTAATGATCCTAATTGTGTTGTATGTCCTGCTGTTTATAAAACCAAAAGGGCTACCAATTGTCAGGTTGATAATAAG AATAACAATGTTAATGGGGAAACTGAACAATGGGCTTGGAAATCGTTTTCATTTCTCTGTCCATATTTGCCAATTATGAATCCCCACACAGGTGTAGTCCAAAAATGGAACcgatgttttgtgattttttgtttgttagcAGTCTTCGTTGATccattgttcttcttcctctttcgGACACAACAG GATAACATGTGTATTGTTCTTAACTGGTCTTTCGCAATAGTCATCGCTATTGTCCGAAGTGTGACTGATTTTGTTTACCTTTTACACATGCTTCTTCAG TTTAGGCTGGCTTATGTTAATCCTGAGTCTCGTGTTGTTGGTGCTGGGGATTTTGTCGCTGAACCTAAGAAAATTGCTCTTCACTATCTTCGTGGTTATTTTCTGCTCGATCTGTACAATGTCTTTCCCCTTCCTCAG GTTATTATATTGTTCGTTATCCCAAGATATCTGGGATCATCAGCTGCAAATTATGCGAAAAATCTTATACGTGCTGTTGTTCTTCTGCAATATATTCCAAGAATTTATCGATTCTTCCCATTGCTTGCTGGGGAGTCAACTAGTGGCTTCATATTCGAATCGTCATGGGTTAATTTCATCATCAATCTTCTCTTGTTCGTCTTGGCCGGACATGTTGTGGGTTCTTGTTGGTACCTCTTTGGCTTACAG AGGGTAAATCAATGCTTACATGAGGCATGCTCTGGATCTAATGTTAAGTATTGTAACATGTTCATTGATTGTGGACGTGGGAACAATATCAACTTGTTTAATTCAAAAGGAGAGAGTTGGCAAGATTGGCGAAATAATGGAAATGCTAGTGCTTGTTTTACTACTACTGGCAGTTTCCAGTATGGAGTGTATCAGCAGGCTGTTCTCTTGACTGCAGAACGTAGCATTATTCGGCGTTacctttattctttgttttgggGTTTTCTG CAAATTAGCACAATGGCTGGCAATCTGGCCCCAAGTTATTTTGAAGGAGAAGTTTTGTTTGTCATGGCAATTGTCGGATTGGGACTGCTCCTATTCGCATTACTAATTGGAAATATGCAGAACTTTCTTCAAGGTCTTGAAAGAAG aaaattggAAATGCAACTAAGAAGACGTGATGTCGAACAGTGGATGAGACATCGTCGTTTGCCAGAAGAACTAAGGAG aCAAGTAAGACAGGCTGAACGATTTAGTTGGGCGGCAACTCGAGGGGTTGATGAAAGAGAACTGATGGAAAATCTACCGGATGATTTGCAAAGAGAAATCCGTCGACATTTCTTCAAGTTCCTAAAAAAT GTTCGTATTTTCTCTCAAATGGATGAGCCATTGCTTGATGCCATCTATGAGAAATTAATCCCAAAGATATTCATTGGTGGAAGTCATATTGTGTATAAAGGAGGACCACTTGAAAAAATGCTTTTCATTGTGAGAGGTAAGCTTGAGAGCATTGGAGAGGATGGAATTCCGGCTCCCTTGTCAGAAGGCGATGTATGCGGTGAAGAGCTGTTATCATGGTGCCTCGAACACTTCTCTATCAGCAAAC ATGGAGGTGAAGGGAAAATTAAGCTTCCAATAACACAACTACTGTCGAGTAGAACGGTTAGATGCTTGACTAATGTTGAAGCATTTGCGCTCCGAGCTGCAGATCTTGAAGATGTCACTGCATTGTTCGCCCGGGTCTTGCGAAACCCGAAAGTTAAAGGGGAAATGAG GTCGAAATCTCCGTATTGGAGAACAATTGCGGCCATACGCATTCAGGTTGCATGGAGGTATCGACAGAAACAGAGGCAGTTGAAGCGGGCGAGTAGTTCGGGCTCCGGCCATGGATCTGTTCATCCTAGTCTCTGA
- the LOC120262266 gene encoding probable cyclic nucleotide-gated ion channel 20, chloroplastic isoform X1 — MANDIEMVRRVHRSSSVSIPMNALYQEENALVSHTGPLLRVTSRITPSGDTSCIEQENGMIHQITMDDNGNRRNEHLLRSGPLGLCNDPNCVVCPAVYKTKRATNCQVDNKKNNNVNGETEQWAWKSFSFLCPYLPIMNPHTGVVQKWNRCFVIFCLLAVFVDPLFFFLFRTQQDNMCIVLNWSFAIVIAIVRSVTDFVYLLHMLLQFRLAYVNPESRVVGAGDFVAEPKKIALHYLRGYFLLDLYNVFPLPQVIILFVIPRYLGSSAANYAKNLIRAVVLLQYIPRIYRFFPLLAGESTSGFIFESSWVNFIINLLLFVLAGHVVGSCWYLFGLQRVNQCLHEACSGSNVKYCNMFIDCGRGNNINLFNSKGESWQDWRNNGNASACFTTTGSFQYGVYQQAVLLTAERSIIRRYLYSLFWGFLQISTMAGNLAPSYFEGEVLFVMAIVGLGLLLFALLIGNMQNFLQGLERRKLEMQLRRRDVEQWMRHRRLPEELRRQVRQAERFSWAATRGVDERELMENLPDDLQREIRRHFFKFLKNVRIFSQMDEPLLDAIYEKLIPKIFIGGSHIVYKGGPLEKMLFIVRGKLESIGEDGIPAPLSEGDVCGEELLSWCLEHFSISKHGGEGKIKLPITQLLSSRTVRCLTNVEAFALRAADLEDVTALFARVLRNPKVKGEMRSKSPYWRTIAAIRIQVAWRYRQKQRQLKRASSSGSGHGSVHPSL; from the exons ATGGCTAATGATATTGAGATGGTGAGAAGAGTTCATCGAAGTTCTTCGGTATCTATACCGATGAATGCTTTGTATCAAGAGGAAAATGCTTTAGTGTCTCATACTGGACCTTTACTCAGAGTAACATCACGCATAACACCTTCTGGTGATACTTCTTGTATAGAGCAGGAAAACGGAATGATTCATCAAATAACAATGGATGATAATGGTAACCGAAGAAATGAACACCTCTTGAGGTCTGGTCCTTTGGGTTTATGTAATGATCCTAATTGTGTTGTATGTCCTGCTGTTTATAAAACCAAAAGGGCTACCAATTGTCAGGTTGATAATAAG AAGAATAACAATGTTAATGGGGAAACTGAACAATGGGCTTGGAAATCGTTTTCATTTCTCTGTCCATATTTGCCAATTATGAATCCCCACACAGGTGTAGTCCAAAAATGGAACcgatgttttgtgattttttgtttgttagcAGTCTTCGTTGATccattgttcttcttcctctttcgGACACAACAG GATAACATGTGTATTGTTCTTAACTGGTCTTTCGCAATAGTCATCGCTATTGTCCGAAGTGTGACTGATTTTGTTTACCTTTTACACATGCTTCTTCAG TTTAGGCTGGCTTATGTTAATCCTGAGTCTCGTGTTGTTGGTGCTGGGGATTTTGTCGCTGAACCTAAGAAAATTGCTCTTCACTATCTTCGTGGTTATTTTCTGCTCGATCTGTACAATGTCTTTCCCCTTCCTCAG GTTATTATATTGTTCGTTATCCCAAGATATCTGGGATCATCAGCTGCAAATTATGCGAAAAATCTTATACGTGCTGTTGTTCTTCTGCAATATATTCCAAGAATTTATCGATTCTTCCCATTGCTTGCTGGGGAGTCAACTAGTGGCTTCATATTCGAATCGTCATGGGTTAATTTCATCATCAATCTTCTCTTGTTCGTCTTGGCCGGACATGTTGTGGGTTCTTGTTGGTACCTCTTTGGCTTACAG AGGGTAAATCAATGCTTACATGAGGCATGCTCTGGATCTAATGTTAAGTATTGTAACATGTTCATTGATTGTGGACGTGGGAACAATATCAACTTGTTTAATTCAAAAGGAGAGAGTTGGCAAGATTGGCGAAATAATGGAAATGCTAGTGCTTGTTTTACTACTACTGGCAGTTTCCAGTATGGAGTGTATCAGCAGGCTGTTCTCTTGACTGCAGAACGTAGCATTATTCGGCGTTacctttattctttgttttgggGTTTTCTG CAAATTAGCACAATGGCTGGCAATCTGGCCCCAAGTTATTTTGAAGGAGAAGTTTTGTTTGTCATGGCAATTGTCGGATTGGGACTGCTCCTATTCGCATTACTAATTGGAAATATGCAGAACTTTCTTCAAGGTCTTGAAAGAAG aaaattggAAATGCAACTAAGAAGACGTGATGTCGAACAGTGGATGAGACATCGTCGTTTGCCAGAAGAACTAAGGAG aCAAGTAAGACAGGCTGAACGATTTAGTTGGGCGGCAACTCGAGGGGTTGATGAAAGAGAACTGATGGAAAATCTACCGGATGATTTGCAAAGAGAAATCCGTCGACATTTCTTCAAGTTCCTAAAAAAT GTTCGTATTTTCTCTCAAATGGATGAGCCATTGCTTGATGCCATCTATGAGAAATTAATCCCAAAGATATTCATTGGTGGAAGTCATATTGTGTATAAAGGAGGACCACTTGAAAAAATGCTTTTCATTGTGAGAGGTAAGCTTGAGAGCATTGGAGAGGATGGAATTCCGGCTCCCTTGTCAGAAGGCGATGTATGCGGTGAAGAGCTGTTATCATGGTGCCTCGAACACTTCTCTATCAGCAAAC ATGGAGGTGAAGGGAAAATTAAGCTTCCAATAACACAACTACTGTCGAGTAGAACGGTTAGATGCTTGACTAATGTTGAAGCATTTGCGCTCCGAGCTGCAGATCTTGAAGATGTCACTGCATTGTTCGCCCGGGTCTTGCGAAACCCGAAAGTTAAAGGGGAAATGAG GTCGAAATCTCCGTATTGGAGAACAATTGCGGCCATACGCATTCAGGTTGCATGGAGGTATCGACAGAAACAGAGGCAGTTGAAGCGGGCGAGTAGTTCGGGCTCCGGCCATGGATCTGTTCATCCTAGTCTCTGA